From the genome of Desmodus rotundus isolate HL8 chromosome 2, HLdesRot8A.1, whole genome shotgun sequence, one region includes:
- the USF3 gene encoding basic helix-loop-helix domain-containing protein USF3 isoform X1, producing MPEMTENETPTKKQHRKKNRETHNAVERHRKKKINAGINRIGELIPCSPALKQSKNMILDQAFKYITELKRQNDELLLNGGNNEQAEEIKKLRKQLEEIQKENGRYIELLKANDICLYDDPTIHWKGNLKNSKVSVVIPSDQVQKNIIVYSNGSQPGGNSQGTAVQGITFNVGHNLQKQTANVVPVQRTCNLVTPVSISGVYPSENKPWHQTAVSALAANQPVPLCLPATIPAQNILELSTSESESNVLGATAGSLIAIPVGPEPHQHRPSHTSLNDQNSSENKNGQENPKLLKKMVPCATSIPSSSSAAATKVNHGGKTCPSIQDFRSEFQTTFVVSVTTTVCSQPPRSVSDSCPISISKGADSTSVTTAVAPPAPGGGKTTTPVSTLSANPLDNGWARSLPSSAVSASDMKNINSLTRISSAGNTQTTWTTLQLAGNTIQPLSQTPTSAVTPVLNESGTSPTTTNHSRHGLTGINLDNSFPADGQLVEQVIVTLPSCPSLPMQPLIAQPQVKSQPPQNILPLNSAMQVIQMAQPVGTAVNAAPTNQNVIILQPPSTTPCPTVMRAEVPNQTVGQQIVIIQAANQNPLPLLSAPPPGSVRLPVNGANAIIGSNSAQNVSTPQTFGGKHLVHILPRPSSLSTSNSTQTFSVTMSNQQQPQTISLNGQLFALQPVMSSSGTTNQNPMQIIQPTTSEDPNTNVALNTFGALASLNQSISQMAGQSCVQLSISQPANPQTAANSQTTPANCVSLTATVASPMTTDSSAALPSIYNLVTTPSVNTVACLSNVKSKRLNKKPGVKKHLAANKSACPLNPVRDVGKADCPSTEGSAEPPCNAGLLESPPLVLPSVAVSQAKSTVSVSGSHPLDVLNSESVIPASVPKSKSAEESNSPSQESVTSEHLAMAPAKSKDSAPIVQRETSQDKPPTSLALSDAAKPCTSANMLISPSNDPHILVSQVSGLSSATSTTSTDSASEVEIIAEPCRVEHDSLDRMQTPGLLKEQGLTALLSGLAKEKDPQKSSLSVQMDHPDFSSENSKIVDSSIDLHPKQELLLMNSEDRDPEQHHSCTPDHEGIHGSLLNSRQADSPMSTSSGSSRSFSVASMLPETTREDVTSSVTTNTCDSCTFVEQTDIVALAARAIFDQENLEKGRAGTQADIREVTSKPSEASSLEGDQPFKTQISKENDPGQAESPLNEFNSQDSIKATVDRPLEKPSCSIGIKTSNASLQVSTSQPPNITSLSVNNLIHQSSISHPLISCAGLAQTSEQTTVPATVNLTVSSSSYGNQPPGPSLMTDYSQEQLNTMTGTIPNPQIQEPLLKPSHESRKDSAKRAVQDDLLLSSAKRQKHCQPAPLRLEGMSLMSRTPDSISDQTQIMVNQIPPNSSNSVVPIGNPAHGDGLTRLFPPSNNFVAPALRQTEVQCNSQPSVAEQQQTQSSQHLQALQQHVPAQGVSHLHSNHLYLKQQQQQQQQAGQLRERHHLYQLQHHIPHAESSVHSQPHNVHQQRTLQQEVQMQKKRNLVQGTQASQLSLQPKHHGTDQSRPKSGQPHPHHQQIQQQIQQHFGSSQPEKNCENPSTSRNHHNHPQNHLNQDIMHQQQDVGSRQQGSGVSSEHVSGHNPMQRLLTSRGIEQQMVSQPSIVTRPSDMTCTPHRPERNRVSSYSAEALIGKTSSNSEQRMGISIQGSRVSDQLEMRSYLDVPRNKGLAIHNMQGRVDHNVASEIRLSDCQTFKPTGAIQQPQSNFEVQSSRNNEIGNSLSSMRSMQSQAFRISQNPGPVPVDRQKRLPYPPVQSVPTGSAVPARDSENTCHQSFMQSLLAPHLSDQVIGSQRSLSEHQRNTQCGPSPAIEYNCPPTHESVHIRRESENQNRETCDMSLGAINTRNSTLNIPFSNSSSSGDIQGRNTSPNVSVQKSNPMRITDSHGTKGHMNPPVTTNMHGVARPALPHPSVSHGNADQGPPVRQTNSSVPQRSRHPLQDSSGSKIRQPERNRSGNQRHSNVFDPSLPHLPLSASGSMILGRQQPTTEKRGSIVRFMPDSPQVPNDNSVPDQHTLSQNFGFPFIPEGGMNPPINANTSFIPQVTQPSATRTPALIPVDPQNTLPSFYPPYSPAHPTLSNDISIPYFSNQMFSNPSTEKVNSGSLNNRFGSILSPPRPVGFGQPSFPLLPDMPPMHMTNSHLSNFNMTSLFPEIATALPDGSAMSPLLTIANSSASDSSKQSTNRPAHNISHILGHDCSSAV from the coding sequence aCGTAAACAACTGGaagaaattcaaaaagaaaatggccGATATATTGAATTACTAAAAGCAAATGACATATGTTTGTATGATGATCCCACAATCCACTGGAAAGGAAATCTTAAAAACTCAAAGGTCTCTGTTGTTATTCCCAGTGACCAGGTTCAAAAAAATATCATTGTGTATTCCAATGGGAGTCAGCCTGGTGGAAACAGCCAAGGAACAGCTGTTCAGGGGATAACCTTTAATGTTGGTCATAATTTACAAAAGCAAACCGCCAATGTGGTGCCAGTACAGAGGACTTGCAATCTTGTGACTCCCGTGTCTATTTCTGGAGTTTACCCTTCTGAAAACAAGCCATGGCATCAGACTGCAGTTTCTGCATTGGCTGCCAACCAGCCTGTTCCTCTTTGTCTTCCGGCTACCATTCCTGCTCAAAATATTCTCGAGCTTTCCACCTCTGAAAGCGAATCAAATGTTCTTGGTGCCACCGCTGGCTCCCTGATTGCTATTCCTGTTGGGCCTGAACCTCACCAACATCGTCCCTCACACACAAGTCTAAATGACCAAAATTCTTCTGAAAATAAGAATGGGCAAGAGAACCCCAAATTATTGAAGAAAATGGTCCCTTGTGCCACAAGCATCCCCTCCAGCTCCTCGGCAGCTGCCACTAAAGTGAACCATGGAGGCAAGACCTGCCCGAGCATACAGGATTTCAGAAGTGAGTTTCAAACCACCTTCGTTGTTTCAGTTACCACCACAGTCTGTTCCCAGCCTCCTAGATCTGTGAGTGATTCCTGTCCAATAAGCATTAGCAAGGGTGCAGACTCAACAAGTGTCACCACAGCAgtggccccacctgcccctggagGAGGGAAGACTACCACTCCCGTAAGCACTCTTTCTGCAAACCCTTTGGATAATGGTTGGGCTCGTTCTTTGCCTTCTTCAGCTGTTAGTGCTTCAGATATGAAAAACATTAATAGCCTTACTCGAATTTCCTCAGCTGGAAACACGCAGACAACGTGGACTACTTTGCAACTGGCAGGAAACACTATTCAGCCCTTAAGCCAGACACCAACTTCTGCTGTGACTCCAGTATTAAATGAGTCTGGTACTAGCCCCACCACAACAAACCACAGTAGACACGGATTGACTGGCATCAACTTGGATAATTCCTTTCCAGCAGATGGACAGCTAGTTGAGCAAGTAATTGTAACCCTGCCTTCTTGTCCGTCCTTACCTATGCAGCCACTAATTGCCCAGCCACAAGTTAAATCTCAGCCCCCGCAAAATATCCTTCCACTGAATTCAGCAATGCAAGTGATTCAGATGGCTCAGCCAGTTGGGACAGCTGTTAATGCAGCTCCAACTAATCAAAATGTTATCATTCTTCAGCCTCCCAGCACCACTCCATGCCCAACAGTGATGAGGGCCGAGGTTCCCAACCAAACCGTAGGTCAGCAGATAGTAATCATACAGGCAGCTAATCAGAATCCTTTGCCGCTCCTCTCAGCTCCACCTCCTGGTTCTGTTCGGCTCCCTGTCAATGGAGCCAATGCTATAATAGGGTCTAATTCAGCGCAAAATGTTTCGACTCCACAAACTTTTGGGGGAAAGCATCTTGTCCACATATTACCAAGACCTTCATCATTATCAACATCTAATTCAACACAAACTTTTTCTGTTACCATGTCAAACCAACAACAGCCTCAAACCATTTCTTTAAATGGACAGCTCTTTGCTTTGCAGCCTGTGATGTCTTCATCAGGAACTACAAACCAAAACCCTATGCAAATTATTCAGCCTACCACCAGCGAAGATCCAAATACCAACGTTGCCCTGAATACATTTGGCGCTTTGGCCAGCCTCAATCAAAGCATATCACAGATGGCTGGGCAAAGCTGCGTACAATTGTCTATTAGCCAGCCCGCCAACCCTCAAACTGCTGCAAATAGTCAAACCACCCCAGCTAACTGTGTTTCATTAACAGCAACTGTAGCATCTCCCATGACAACAGATAGTTCAGCCGCACTGCCCAGTATTTATAATCTAGTGACTACTCCCTCAGTGAACACTGTAGCTTGTTTGTCTAACGTGAAATCAAAAAGGTTGAATAAGAAGCCAGGTGTCAAGAAACACTTAGCAGCTAACAAGTCAGCATGCCCCCTGAATCCAGTCAGAGATGTGGGCAAGGCAGACTGCCCCAGCACTGAAGGCTCAGCAGAGCCACCATGTAATGCTGGACTGCTGGAAAGCCCCCCTCTTGTGTTGCCATCTGTTGCTGTGTCCCAGGCAAAGAGTACTGTAAGTGTTTCTGGTTCACATCCTTTGGATGTTCTGAATTCAGAATCAGTGATACCTGCATCTGTACCCAAGTCTAAGTCAGCAGAAGAGTCTAATTCACCCTCCCAAGAGTCTGTAACAAGTGAACATTTAGCAATGGCCCCAGCAAAATCCAAAGATTCTGCCCCCATAGTACAACGAGAGACATCTCAGGATAAGCCACCAACAAGTTTGGCATTGTCAGATGCTGCCAAACCCTGTACTTCAGCCAACATGTTGATTTCACCTTCAAATGATCCCCACATTTTGGTTTCTCAGGTTTCTGGTTTGTCATCTGCCACGAGCACCACAAGTACCGACTCTGCTTCTGAGGTAGAAATCATTGCTGAACCTTGCAGAGTTGAGCACGATTCATTAGATAGAATGCAAACCCCAGGTCTCTTAAAGGAGCAAGGTTTAACTGCATTACTATCCGGCCTTGctaaagaaaaagaccctcagaaATCATCTCTTTCAGTCCAGATGGACCATCCTGACTTTTCTTCAGAAAATTCTAAAATAGTTGATTCAAGTATTGATTTACATCCCAAACAGGAGTTGTTACTGATGAACAGTGAGGATAGAGATCCAGAACAGCATCATTCCTGCACCCCTGATCATGAGGGTATTCATGGTTCTTTGCTCAACAGTAGGCAGGCCGACTCTCCCATGTCAACCAGCTCTGGCAGTAGTCGTAGTTTCTCAGTTGCATCCATGCTTCCTGAAACAACCAGAGAGGATGTCACCAGCAGTGTAACAACTAATACGTGTGACAGCTGTACCTTTGTAGAGCAAACTGATATAGTTGCTCTTGCAGCAAGAGCTATTTTTGACCAGGAGAACCTTGAGAAGGGAAGAGCTGGCACCCAGGCTGATATAAGGGAAGTTACTTCAAAGCCTTCTGAAGCATCATCTTTAGAAGGAGACCAGCCTTTCAAAACACAGATCTCTAAAGAGAATGACCCAGGTCAGGCAGAATCACcattaaatgaatttaattctCAGGATTCAATCAAAGCAACTGTGGATAGGCCCCTTGAAAAACCAAGTTGTTCTATAGGAATTAAAACGTCAAATGCCTCTTTGCAGGTTTCGACTTCTCAGCCACCAAACATCACCAGTTTAAGTGTGAATAATCTTATCCATCAGAGCAGCATCAGCCATCCTCTCATCAGCTGTGCTGGATTAGCCCAAACTTCAGAACAAACAACTGTTCCTGCTACAGTTAATCTGACTGTTTCATCTAGTTCCTATGGCAATCAGCCTCCTGGACCATCTCTGATGACTGATTATTCCCAAGAACAACTAAATACTATGACTGGTACTATACCAAATCCACAGATTCAAGAGCCACTCTTAAAGCCAAGTCATGAAAGCCGTAAGGACTCTGCTAAACGTGCTGTGCAAGATGACCTTCTACTATCTTCAGCTAAACGTCAAAAGCATTGTCAGCCAGCCCCCCTCAGGCTTGAAGGTATGTCCCTGATGAGCCGAACTCCAGACAGCATTTCTGATCAAACTCAAATTATGGTTAATCAGATCCCTCCCAACTCTTCAAACTCAGTTGTGCCTATTGGCAACCCAGCACATGGAGATGGCCTTACACGATTATTTCCACCTAGTAACAACTTTGTAGCCCCTGCACTGAGGCAAACTGAAGTTCAATGCAATTCTCAACCTTCAGTTGCTGAGCAGCAGCAAACCCAGTCCAGTCAACATCTGCAGGCCCTGCAACAGCATGTTCCAGCTCAAGGGGTATCTCACTTGCACAGTAACCATCTCTActtaaagcagcagcagcagcagcagcagcaagcagGGCAGTTAAGAGAGAGGCATCATTTATATCAACTGCAGCATCACATACCTCATGCAGAGAGCTCTGTCCACTCTCAGCCCCATAATGTCCACCAGCAGAGAACTCTGCAACAGGAAGttcagatgcagaaaaagaggaATCTTGTTCAGGGCACTCAGGCCTCTCAGCTTTCCTTACAACCGAAGCACCATGGGACTGACCAATCCCGACCCAAGAGTGGTCAGCCACATCCCCACCATCAGCAGATACAGCAACAGATACAGCAACACTTTGGAAGCTCCCAGCCAGAAAAGAATTGTGAAAACCCTTCAACTAGCCGGAACCACCATAACCATCCCCAGAACCATCTCAATCAAGATATTATGCACCAGCAGCAGGATGTTGGAAGCAGACAGCAAGGATCAGGGGTTTCTTCTGAACATGTATCTGGGCATAATCCAATGCAGAGGCTCTTGACATCAAGAGGCATAGAGCAGCAAATGGTGTCCCAACCAAGTATTGTGACTAGACCTTCAGATATGACCTGTACTCCACACAGACCAGAGAGAAATAGAGTTTCAAGTTATTCTGCTGAGGCACTCATTGGAAAGACATCTTCTAATTCAGAGCAGAGAATGGGTATATCAATTCAGGGTTCTAGAGTTTCAGATCAGCTTGAAATGAGAAGTTACCTCGATGTACCCAGAAATAAGGGTTTGGCCATTCATAATATGCAGGGTCGTGTGGACCATAACGTTGCCTCAGAGATCCGCCTTTCTGACTGTCAGACATTTAAACCAACTGGAGCCATTCAACAGCCCCAGAGTAATTTTGAAGTACAGTCTTCAAGAAACAATGAAATAGGTAACTCTCTATCGTCAATGAGGAGTATGCAGTCTCAGGCTTTTCGAATTAGTCAAAACCCTGGTCCAGTACCAGTTGACCGCCAAAAGAGATTACCTTATCCACCAGTTCAGAGCGTCCCAACAGGAAGTGCTGTCCCAGCAAGGGACAGTGAAAATACCTGTCATCAAAGTTTCATGCAGAGTTTACTTGCCCCTCACCTTAGTGACCAGGTCATTGGAAGCCAGAGATCACTCTCAGAACATCAGAGGAATACACAGTGTGGTCCATCCCCTGCTATTGAATATAATTGTCCCCCAACTCATGAAAGTGTCCATATTAGAAGAGAGAGTGAAAATCAGAATAGGGAAACTTGTGATATGTCCTTAGGTGCAATTAACACCAGGAACAGCACCTTGAATATTcctttttcaaattcttcttcATCAGGAGATATTCAAGGTCGAAACACAAGTCCCAATGTTTCTGTACAGAAGTCCAATCCCATGAGGATTACTGACAGTCATGGAACCAAGGGCCACATGAACCCTCCAGTCACAACCAACATGCATGGGGTTGCAAGGCCAGCTTTGCCACATCCATCTGTGTCTCATGGAAATGCTGACCAAGGGCCTCCTGTACGTCAAACTAATTCTTCAGTTCCTCAGCGATCAAGGCATCCCTTGCAAGATAGCAGTGGTTCCAAAATTCGTCAACCCGAAAGGAATCGTTCTGGAAACCAAAGGCATAGCAATGTCTTTGATCCAAGTCTTCCCCATCTTCCTCTGTCTGCTAGTGGCAGTATGATTCTTGGACGCCAACAACCCActacagagaagagaggaagtaTTGTTCGTTTCATGCCTGATAGCCCACAAGTACCTAATGATAATTCAGTGCCTGATCAGCATACCCTATCACAaaattttggttttccttttattcctgagGGTGGCATGAATCCACCAATAAATGCTAATACTTCTTTCATTCCACAGGTTACTCAGCCTAGTGCCACTCGAACTCCAGCCCTCATCCCTGTAGATCCCCAAAATACTTTACCTTCCTTCTATCCCCCATACTCTCCTGCTCACCCTACACTGTCCAACGACATTTCAATCCCCTATTTTTCAAATCAAATGTTCTCAAATCCTAGCACAGAGAAGGTAAACAGTGGAAGTTTAAATAACCGATTTGGGTCAATTTTATCTCCTCCAAGACCTGTTGGTTTTGGTCAACCaagttttcctcttctccctgatATGCCACCAATGCACATGACCAATTCTCACTTATCCAATTTCAATATGAcatctttgtttccagaaatagCTACAGCTCTTCCCGATGGCTCAGCAATGTCACCTTTGCTTACAATTGCAAACTCCTCCGCCTCTGACTCTTCCAAGCAGTCCACAAACAGACCTGCCCACAACATAAGCCATATTTTAGGTCACGACTGCAGTTCAGCTGTTTAA